Part of the Sphaerochaeta associata genome is shown below.
TATTGCCGCTCTTGCCAGCCTTGCCTTCAGCTTCACCTCCTCAGAGAAGCTGGTCAGAGATGCCCTGATCGCCCTCGATACCGACTCCATCTACGCACAGATGGTGCATGCGATGCTCGCCTTTCATGCAGAGCACCCCCACGATTGGGAAGCGGCCTATCACTATGTTTTTGAGAACTTCGGCTACGACCGATATGCCGGAGTGGTGCCGGTAATCCCCAACGCTGCCGTCATTGTACTTGCTTTGCTCTACGGCGAAGGGGATTACTCGCGCACCATCTGCATCGGCAACATGTGCGGTTGGGACACCGACTGCAACGTGGGAAACCTTGGAGCCATCATGGCCGTTGCAGTAGGCTTGGAGGGAATCGATGAGAAGTGGCGCTCTCCGATGCAGGACGAACTGGTACTTGCCAGTATAATCGGGGCGGACAATTACCTCGATATCGCCGAGTGTGCCGACCGCATTGCCGATTGCGCAGAACGCCTGGCCGACATACGTTCAACGCGAAAACCACAACGCTACCACTTCTCCTATCCCGGCTCTACACAGGGTTGGAAGATCAGTGGAGAGGAACCCAAGATCGTTCAGCTCTGGAATACCAATACCGACCCTGCCCAACAGACCCCCGGCCTGTGTGCCGTAATCAAGAAGCTGGGTAAGAAGAGCAGTGCCTCCTGGTATGTGAAGACTTCCGTGCACACCAAGGAACTGACGGCAAACTACTACGGGGCCTCATTCTCTCCCAAGCTCTATCCGGGACAGAGGGTGCATGCAACCCTGCATCTGCCTGAAGACCAATGCCCGAATCTGCTTGCCAGCATCTACATCCGGGATCGAAACACTGGATTGACCCACCAAAGCCAGGGTGTTCGTCTCAGTGGTACAACCAAGCTCGAGTACGCCATTGAACGTATTGAGAATGCCCACATCTCGGAAGTCGGCATCGTGGTGCACCACACCGGTGAAGGTTTGGTGAACGCCAAGGTAATCCTCCAGAACCTTTGGTGGTCGGGCGAGGCCGACTACTGCCTGGACTTCTCCAAGGAGCGGGCCGAGGCGGGAGCCATCACCCAATGGACGTTCCATCGCGGGTTCTGGCGGCTTGAGGATGCTTCCTATGTCGGCAGCGGTCCGCAGGATGCAGAGACCTACACCGGCTCCCCCGACTGGGCCGACTACTCCTACTCCGCCCGCATACGAAGCGATATAGG
Proteins encoded:
- a CDS encoding ADP-ribosylglycohydrolase family protein, which codes for MNILPERYRQRVYAGWIGKCIGVRFGAPIENWTYKEIRENLGILDGYLPLQPGKLFKPDDDTAFPMVLIRALRDWKGEISAETFAEGMLNYLADQRGTLWWGGYGISTEHTAYLNLANGISPSISGSAALNGSALAEQIGGQIFSDIWGLVYPNNPLEAARISEMASSISHDGEVLQGARYIAALASLAFSFTSSEKLVRDALIALDTDSIYAQMVHAMLAFHAEHPHDWEAAYHYVFENFGYDRYAGVVPVIPNAAVIVLALLYGEGDYSRTICIGNMCGWDTDCNVGNLGAIMAVAVGLEGIDEKWRSPMQDELVLASIIGADNYLDIAECADRIADCAERLADIRSTRKPQRYHFSYPGSTQGWKISGEEPKIVQLWNTNTDPAQQTPGLCAVIKKLGKKSSASWYVKTSVHTKELTANYYGASFSPKLYPGQRVHATLHLPEDQCPNLLASIYIRDRNTGLTHQSQGVRLSGTTKLEYAIERIENAHISEVGIVVHHTGEGLVNAKVILQNLWWSGEADYCLDFSKERAEAGAITQWTFHRGFWRLEDASYVGSGPQDAETYTGSPDWADYSYSARIRSDIGSGHGILARVQGYRRRYALVLSASNRIVLLKKNKGQSIELGSATLLNADDEHLLTLQVKANHLTALVDGKVVLEYTDEQDPYLSGQVGLLQGGGGRMTCLSVDVRPN